From Xiphophorus hellerii strain 12219 chromosome 20, Xiphophorus_hellerii-4.1, whole genome shotgun sequence, the proteins below share one genomic window:
- the elk4 gene encoding ETS domain-containing protein Elk-4 isoform X1: MDNSVTLWQFLLQLLLDSSNEQLICWTNEEGEFKLLQAEEVARLWGARKNKPNMNYDKLSRALRYYYDKNIIKKVNGQKFVYRFVSYPDILKGDAAARMDGGDDGAGGVLPAAAKRLDGAMLEAESDDRSKAGSGPAALGSSTKQSNRNDYIHSGLYTSFHLNSLHNGRQLFKSIKVENPAEKLAERRAASQQSQETPPLLQAPPAAAPPSVIKFGNSPPKLLAVPPPPVTIETTLSGLDSLQAPPHRAGLVSTHSSLHPQSVYSLEHSRQSEPGLGLPELGAAREAAQEGNMTNSDGESGGSGSTEPAALETPETQPHDKQVDGGISVFIDEPGLVDTETSSSSVNSNTAGSAQALGKTRKPPKVLQLSPPALLVTTSEFSPINLCSPSLPTASLTPAMLQTPTLLLTPSPLLSNIHFWSTLSPVAPLSPATRRQGAHLFQFPSVLNSQFQIPVQSLDGTNTPGPISPDPQKT; this comes from the exons ATGGACAACTCTGTCACCCTGTGGCAGTTCCTACTCCAGCTCCTGTTGGACTCCAGCAACGAGCAGCTCATCTGCTGGACCAATGAGGAAGGAGAGTTCAAGCTGCTGCAGGCCGAGGAGGTGGCCCGGCTTTGGGGAGCCCGCAAGAACAAGCCCAACATGAACTACGACAAGCTCAGCAGGGCGCTGAGGTACTACTATGACAAG AACATCATAAAGAAGGTGAACGGCCAGAAGTTCGTCTACCGCTTTGTGTCCTACCCTGACATCCTGAAAGGAGACGCCGCTGCCCGGATGGACGGGGGGGACGATGGAGCCGGCGGAGTCCTCCCTGCTGCTGCTAAGAGGTTGGACGGTGCTATGCTGGAGGCGGAGTCTGACGACCGCTCCAAGGCGGGGTCGGGTCCGGCCGCTCTGGGCTCCAGCACCAAGCAGTCCAACAGAAACGACTACATCCACTCCGGCCTCTACACTTCGTTTCATCTCAACTCCCTGCACAACGGCCGGCAGCTCTTCAAGTCCATCAAGGTGGAAAACCCTGCAGAGAAGCTGGCTGAGCGGAGGGCCGCCTCCCAACAGAGCCAGGAGACCCCCCCTCTGCTGCAGGCGCCTCCAGCAGCCGCTCCGCCATCTGTCATCAAGTTCGGAAACAGCCCGCCAAAGCTGCTCGCCGTGCCGCCTCCTCCAGTCACCATAGAGACCACCTTGAGCGGCTTGGACTCCCTGCAGGCTCCGCCTCACAGGGCCGGACTCGTCAGCACACACTCCTCCCTGCACCCCCAGTCCGTCTACTCGCTGGAGCACAGCCGGCAGTCAGAACCCGGCCTGGGCCTACCGGAGCTGGGCGCGGCACGGGAGGCCGCTCAGGAGGGAAACATGACCAACAGTGACGGCGAGTCGGGGGGCTCTGGGTCCACAGAACCGGCTGCTCTGGAGACACCAGAGACCCAGCCACACGACAAG CAGGTGGACGGCGGCATCAGCGTGTTTATAGACGAGCCCGGCCTGGTGGACACTGAGACCAGTTCGTCCTCGGTGAACAGCAACACCGCGGGAAGCGCTCAGGCTCTGGGAAAAACTCGTAAACCGCCAAAGGTCCTGCAGCTCAGTCCGCCCGCTCTGCTCGTCACCACGTCCGAGTTCTCCCCCATAAACCTGTGCAGCCCCTCGCTGCCCACTGCCTCACTCACACCAGCAATGCTCCAG ACTCCAACCCTCCTGTTGACTCCCAGTCCTCTGCTGTCCAACATCCACTTCTGGAGTACGCTCAGTCCTGTCGCTCCCCTCAGCCCAGCCACCAGACGTCAGGGAGCCCACCTGTTCCAG TTCCCATCGGTCCTGAACTCCCAGTTCCAGATCCCAGTCCAGAGCCTGGATGGGACCAACACACCCGGACCCATTTCCCCAGACCCCCAGAAAACGTAG
- the elk4 gene encoding ETS domain-containing protein Elk-4 isoform X2 produces MDNSVTLWQFLLQLLLDSSNEQLICWTNEEGEFKLLQAEEVARLWGARKNKPNMNYDKLSRALRYYYDKNIIKKVNGQKFVYRFVSYPDILKGDAAARMDGGDDGAGGVLPAAAKRLDGAMLEAESDDRSKAGSGPAALGSSTKQSNRNDYIHSGLYTSFHLNSLHNGRQLFKSIKVENPAEKLAERRAASQQSQETPPLLQAPPAAAPPSVIKFGNSPPKLLAVPPPPVTIETTLSGLDSLQAPPHRAGLVSTHSSLHPQSVYSLEHSRQSEPGLGLPELGAAREAAQEGNMTNSDGESGGSGSTEPAALETPETQPHDKVDGGISVFIDEPGLVDTETSSSSVNSNTAGSAQALGKTRKPPKVLQLSPPALLVTTSEFSPINLCSPSLPTASLTPAMLQTPTLLLTPSPLLSNIHFWSTLSPVAPLSPATRRQGAHLFQFPSVLNSQFQIPVQSLDGTNTPGPISPDPQKT; encoded by the exons ATGGACAACTCTGTCACCCTGTGGCAGTTCCTACTCCAGCTCCTGTTGGACTCCAGCAACGAGCAGCTCATCTGCTGGACCAATGAGGAAGGAGAGTTCAAGCTGCTGCAGGCCGAGGAGGTGGCCCGGCTTTGGGGAGCCCGCAAGAACAAGCCCAACATGAACTACGACAAGCTCAGCAGGGCGCTGAGGTACTACTATGACAAG AACATCATAAAGAAGGTGAACGGCCAGAAGTTCGTCTACCGCTTTGTGTCCTACCCTGACATCCTGAAAGGAGACGCCGCTGCCCGGATGGACGGGGGGGACGATGGAGCCGGCGGAGTCCTCCCTGCTGCTGCTAAGAGGTTGGACGGTGCTATGCTGGAGGCGGAGTCTGACGACCGCTCCAAGGCGGGGTCGGGTCCGGCCGCTCTGGGCTCCAGCACCAAGCAGTCCAACAGAAACGACTACATCCACTCCGGCCTCTACACTTCGTTTCATCTCAACTCCCTGCACAACGGCCGGCAGCTCTTCAAGTCCATCAAGGTGGAAAACCCTGCAGAGAAGCTGGCTGAGCGGAGGGCCGCCTCCCAACAGAGCCAGGAGACCCCCCCTCTGCTGCAGGCGCCTCCAGCAGCCGCTCCGCCATCTGTCATCAAGTTCGGAAACAGCCCGCCAAAGCTGCTCGCCGTGCCGCCTCCTCCAGTCACCATAGAGACCACCTTGAGCGGCTTGGACTCCCTGCAGGCTCCGCCTCACAGGGCCGGACTCGTCAGCACACACTCCTCCCTGCACCCCCAGTCCGTCTACTCGCTGGAGCACAGCCGGCAGTCAGAACCCGGCCTGGGCCTACCGGAGCTGGGCGCGGCACGGGAGGCCGCTCAGGAGGGAAACATGACCAACAGTGACGGCGAGTCGGGGGGCTCTGGGTCCACAGAACCGGCTGCTCTGGAGACACCAGAGACCCAGCCACACGACAAG GTGGACGGCGGCATCAGCGTGTTTATAGACGAGCCCGGCCTGGTGGACACTGAGACCAGTTCGTCCTCGGTGAACAGCAACACCGCGGGAAGCGCTCAGGCTCTGGGAAAAACTCGTAAACCGCCAAAGGTCCTGCAGCTCAGTCCGCCCGCTCTGCTCGTCACCACGTCCGAGTTCTCCCCCATAAACCTGTGCAGCCCCTCGCTGCCCACTGCCTCACTCACACCAGCAATGCTCCAG ACTCCAACCCTCCTGTTGACTCCCAGTCCTCTGCTGTCCAACATCCACTTCTGGAGTACGCTCAGTCCTGTCGCTCCCCTCAGCCCAGCCACCAGACGTCAGGGAGCCCACCTGTTCCAG TTCCCATCGGTCCTGAACTCCCAGTTCCAGATCCCAGTCCAGAGCCTGGATGGGACCAACACACCCGGACCCATTTCCCCAGACCCCCAGAAAACGTAG